The Aerosakkonema funiforme FACHB-1375 genome includes a window with the following:
- a CDS encoding M16 family metallopeptidase, translating to MTSTLLKSIPLNAPTICRLPNGLTIVAEQMPVEAVNLSLWVSVGSAIESDRINGMAHFLEHMVFKGTEKLASGEFERLVEERGAVTNAATSQDYTHFYTTAAPKDFAALAPLQIDVVVNPSIPDEAFERERFVVLEEIRRSEDNPRRRIYQRSMETAFERLPYRRPVLGPTSVIEQLTPQQMRDFHASWYQPKSITAVAVGNLPAKELIDIVTDGFVRSKGRSYLNSTRSEQIDRSIEDLAFESELPYQEIVRREYTDESLQQARLMMLWRVPGLTQLHQTYGLDVLAAILGQGRTSRLVRDLRENRRLVTHISASNVSHHLQGIFQISAQLPTENLAEVEAAIVQHIRSLQTESVTAAEIGRVRTQVANRFVFANETPSDRAGMYGYYQSMVGDLAPALNYPARIQALDEVDLQLAAERFLSPDAYAVVAISPDRK from the coding sequence ATGACATCAACCCTGCTCAAATCTATACCGCTAAACGCCCCCACGATTTGCCGACTGCCTAACGGGTTAACAATTGTGGCGGAACAGATGCCGGTGGAAGCCGTAAATCTAAGCTTGTGGGTGAGCGTCGGCTCAGCTATTGAATCGGATCGAATTAACGGTATGGCTCATTTCTTAGAGCATATGGTGTTTAAAGGAACCGAAAAGCTGGCTAGCGGTGAGTTTGAGCGTCTGGTTGAGGAGCGGGGTGCTGTCACCAATGCCGCTACCAGTCAAGATTACACTCACTTTTACACTACAGCCGCTCCTAAAGATTTTGCCGCACTAGCACCATTGCAGATAGATGTGGTGGTTAACCCCAGCATTCCAGACGAGGCATTTGAAAGGGAGCGGTTCGTCGTTTTAGAAGAAATTCGTCGATCGGAAGATAACCCCCGCCGCCGTATTTATCAGCGGTCTATGGAAACCGCGTTTGAACGACTGCCTTACCGTCGCCCAGTTTTGGGCCCAACATCGGTAATTGAGCAGCTTACTCCTCAGCAAATGCGCGATTTTCATGCTAGTTGGTATCAACCCAAGTCGATAACTGCTGTAGCGGTGGGTAATCTCCCAGCTAAGGAATTAATTGATATTGTGACGGATGGATTTGTTAGGAGTAAGGGCAGGTCATACCTAAACTCTACTCGCTCTGAGCAGATCGATCGCTCTATAGAAGATCTGGCATTTGAATCAGAACTGCCTTATCAAGAAATTGTGCGCCGAGAATATACAGATGAAAGCTTGCAGCAAGCACGCTTAATGATGCTTTGGCGAGTACCTGGGTTGACTCAATTACACCAAACTTATGGGTTGGATGTACTGGCGGCAATTTTAGGACAAGGGCGGACATCTCGACTGGTGAGGGATTTGCGGGAGAATCGACGCTTAGTTACCCATATTTCTGCCAGTAATGTCAGCCATCATTTACAGGGTATTTTCCAAATTTCCGCCCAGTTGCCAACGGAAAATCTCGCAGAAGTAGAAGCTGCGATCGTTCAACACATCCGCAGCCTTCAAACAGAATCTGTTACAGCCGCAGAAATTGGCCGCGTCCGCACGCAAGTGGCAAATCGATTTGTGTTTGCGAACGAGACGCCGAGCGATCGGGCTGGAATGTACGGTTACTATCAATCAATGGTAGGAGATTTAGCTCCCGCTTTGAACTACCCCGCTCGCATTCAAGCTTTGGATGAAGTGGATCTTCAACTGGCGGCTGAGCGGTTCTTGTCTCCTGATGCTTATGCTGTTGTGGCGATATCGCCAGATCGGAAGTAG
- a CDS encoding HetZ-related protein — MTLTTVNDLNPTSTSNLESPEHLGENFDTQALVQLLLEELSPSVGSQGRQVKGVATRMALEVERVCQKSSRIQTSGQIHSWQLALARHRLQKCLSYYRLGSRQGRVELHSNLSAMVYRYIAPPQSQLGFYGRTNLIEDFLQEFYAESLKAFRRENDLASDYTPRTQLELAEYMAFTEHYAKRRISLPKGNTQQLIVLRAQAFVKRQPAETPLDIEQAVEMPKGEQEQTSIQSSLMQQLRSQIIADTIDPSEEVLRDRVIAELLQYLESQGQSDCVDYLVLKLQDLAAPDIDTILGLTPRQRDYLQQRFKYHVEKFARVSHWKLVHQWLGADIDQKLGMSSQQWEKFFVQLSPQQQQILHLKQNHKLDEEIAKTLKITLKQVQKHWMNMLEIAWKVRNTETQKPKALSSREASSVAVASCPLPLAMKSKRVA; from the coding sequence ATGACTTTAACAACCGTCAACGATCTCAATCCAACTTCTACCAGCAACCTTGAGTCTCCGGAACATTTAGGAGAAAATTTCGACACTCAAGCTTTAGTCCAGCTATTGCTGGAGGAACTGTCGCCGTCAGTCGGATCGCAAGGAAGACAAGTTAAAGGTGTCGCAACTCGAATGGCGCTGGAAGTAGAACGAGTTTGCCAAAAGAGTTCCCGCATCCAAACTTCCGGTCAAATCCACTCTTGGCAGCTCGCTCTGGCACGCCATCGCTTGCAAAAGTGCCTGTCCTATTACCGCTTGGGGTCCAGACAAGGCCGCGTTGAACTGCACAGCAACCTCAGTGCAATGGTTTATCGATACATTGCACCGCCGCAATCTCAATTGGGTTTTTATGGGCGCACTAACCTGATTGAAGACTTTTTGCAAGAGTTTTACGCCGAGTCTCTCAAAGCTTTCCGGCGGGAAAACGATCTGGCTAGTGACTACACACCGCGCACCCAGTTGGAATTGGCCGAGTATATGGCGTTCACCGAACATTATGCCAAGCGCCGCATTAGCCTGCCAAAGGGTAACACCCAGCAGCTGATAGTGCTGCGTGCCCAAGCGTTTGTCAAACGCCAACCAGCCGAGACTCCTCTGGATATAGAGCAGGCTGTGGAAATGCCTAAAGGAGAGCAAGAGCAAACGAGCATTCAGTCATCGCTGATGCAACAGCTGCGATCGCAAATTATTGCCGATACAATCGACCCATCTGAAGAAGTATTGCGCGATCGCGTCATCGCCGAACTGCTACAATACTTGGAATCCCAAGGTCAATCAGACTGCGTAGATTACCTAGTCTTAAAACTGCAAGACTTGGCAGCCCCAGATATTGACACCATCTTGGGTCTGACTCCTCGGCAACGCGATTACCTGCAACAGCGCTTTAAGTACCATGTGGAAAAGTTTGCTCGCGTCTCTCACTGGAAACTGGTACACCAGTGGTTAGGAGCAGACATCGACCAAAAACTGGGAATGTCTTCTCAACAGTGGGAAAAATTCTTTGTTCAACTTTCCCCACAACAACAGCAGATATTGCACCTCAAACAGAACCACAAACTAGACGAGGAAATCGCCAAAACTCTCAAAATTACACTCAAACAGGTGCAAAAGCACTGGATGAATATGTTAGAGATCGCCTGGAAGGTTCGCAATACCGAAACCCAGAAACCGAAAGCTCTTAGCAGTAGGGAAGCTTCTTCAGTCGCTGTAGCATCTTGTCCATTACCTCTTGCTATGAAAAGCAAGCGAGTTGCTTAA
- a CDS encoding M10 family metallopeptidase C-terminal domain-containing protein: protein MPVQLFDANYYRAVNPDLANLNDTQAFWHFQNYGLNEGRQFSPLVNLNFYRSNNLDLAAAGLTTNTQLFNHLQDSGIDEGRRFSPLVDLFFYRYKNPDLAAAFVSDSQLLEHLQKNGLAEGRRFSPFFDVNYYLSQNADLVAAGLNNQQAVEHFQRFGLAEGRRASPLVLFDPTYYLSQNPDLIAAGINNGQTAFEHFQNYGYAERRRSSLFFDRNSIAALIENPPARWEVPEGGTLTFSFVTAASAFNYTGPEKNVGEVSEAIKNNVRYIFYNLYAPILPFNFVEVPETSTHHGQIRFMFSNGDSVPGFYAYTYELGYNDLDGDVHLNRNAEGRSDAFSSGPGSRGYAALIHEIGHALGLKHPGNYNGEDSEGEPPYLPYWEDHNINTVMSYNDPSLDPFPITPMAYDIRAIQYLYGANNFNNTDTVYKFDSSNFLDIKKAIWDSGGVDLLDFSALPTNENYYFDMNEGGHLTTDSARNNGSYFAENDMSFTSYTTDRYATAIAYGTIIENAIGSQGNDYIIGNPASNWIGGNAGYDILIGGAGGDTLVGGGDADTFVLTPGGGAADTIIDFTDGQDRLSLQGGLTLNSLNFTQGTGVNANNTFVQIASSGEILAVLVGIPANAIAAADFTSI from the coding sequence ATGCCTGTACAATTATTCGATGCCAATTATTATCGGGCTGTCAATCCAGACTTAGCTAACCTCAACGACACACAAGCATTTTGGCATTTCCAGAACTATGGCTTAAATGAAGGACGCCAATTCTCACCGTTAGTCAATCTTAACTTTTATCGCTCAAACAACCTTGATTTAGCGGCGGCAGGTTTAACGACAAACACCCAACTCTTCAACCATCTTCAAGACAGCGGTATAGATGAGGGCAGAAGATTTTCACCGCTAGTAGATCTTTTCTTCTATAGATATAAAAACCCGGATTTAGCGGCTGCTTTTGTTTCCGACAGCCAACTATTGGAACATCTGCAAAAAAATGGTTTAGCCGAAGGACGCCGATTTTCACCTTTTTTTGATGTCAATTATTATCTTTCTCAGAATGCAGATTTAGTTGCTGCGGGTCTTAATAATCAACAAGCGGTTGAGCATTTTCAAAGGTTCGGCTTAGCGGAGGGACGCCGCGCTTCTCCTCTAGTGCTGTTCGATCCGACATATTATTTATCGCAAAATCCAGATTTAATTGCGGCAGGTATTAATAACGGTCAAACAGCATTTGAACATTTCCAAAACTATGGCTATGCGGAAAGACGCCGTTCGTCACTTTTTTTCGATCGCAACTCTATAGCTGCCTTAATTGAGAATCCTCCCGCTAGGTGGGAAGTTCCAGAAGGTGGCACGCTGACATTTAGTTTTGTTACAGCGGCTAGCGCTTTTAACTACACAGGCCCAGAAAAAAATGTGGGGGAAGTGAGTGAGGCAATTAAAAATAATGTTCGCTATATTTTTTATAACCTATATGCCCCCATTCTCCCCTTTAATTTTGTTGAAGTTCCAGAGACAAGTACGCATCACGGTCAAATCCGATTCATGTTTTCCAATGGAGACAGTGTACCGGGTTTTTACGCTTATACTTATGAGCTTGGCTATAACGATCTTGATGGAGATGTACATTTAAACCGTAATGCTGAAGGTAGGTCTGATGCCTTTTCATCTGGCCCTGGCAGTCGCGGCTACGCAGCTTTAATTCACGAAATCGGTCATGCTTTGGGTTTGAAACATCCGGGTAATTACAATGGCGAAGACAGTGAGGGGGAACCTCCATATCTTCCTTATTGGGAAGATCATAATATTAATACCGTGATGAGCTACAATGACCCTTCGCTCGACCCTTTTCCTATTACACCTATGGCTTATGATATCCGTGCTATTCAATATCTTTATGGTGCTAATAACTTTAATAATACGGATACAGTCTACAAATTTGATAGCAGCAATTTTTTAGATATAAAGAAGGCTATTTGGGATAGCGGTGGCGTCGATTTGTTGGATTTTTCTGCACTGCCAACAAACGAAAATTACTATTTTGACATGAACGAGGGGGGTCATCTGACAACTGATAGTGCTAGGAATAATGGGTCGTATTTCGCAGAGAACGATATGTCTTTTACCAGTTACACAACTGATCGTTACGCGACTGCGATCGCATATGGGACAATTATAGAAAATGCGATCGGTTCCCAAGGCAATGACTATATTATCGGGAACCCAGCTAGTAATTGGATTGGTGGCAATGCAGGCTACGATATCCTCATTGGCGGCGCTGGTGGAGATACTTTAGTCGGTGGCGGCGATGCCGATACTTTTGTACTGACTCCCGGCGGTGGCGCTGCCGATACAATTATAGATTTTACCGACGGTCAGGATCGGTTAAGCTTACAGGGCGGTTTGACTCTCAATTCTCTAAATTTTACTCAGGGAACGGGTGTAAATGCCAACAATACCTTTGTCCAAATAGCTAGCAGTGGCGAAATTTTAGCTGTGCTGGTGGGTATTCCAGCAAATGCGATCGCCGCTGCTGATTTTACCTCTATTTAG
- a CDS encoding ATP-binding protein has translation MEFEEALKVLDAAVFAKKKVHLRDVEVVILKGSWQGQKYHEIAAASGYTETYLKQDIGPKLWKLVSEALGEKVSKTNFEAALERRWRESLAEAKKDRKDQSLEGVAGITPEAKGQKSAEGENFSGSEQEETINNNKVIFIGREKAIADLNSLVRQGAKIILIQGEGGVGKTLLSWEYLTSAGFDLIMETWMAKEMQQITSAKSVVEEWLKRHFNEEPSGDFGVTLERLRQKLRNPSQRVGVIIDNLEPALDKDGKFIPAHRDYVELLRVLADRGGNCVTLITSRERLGESAVSFHDYRLQGLDIAAWRVFFSSRNINTESSVLKDMHQAYGGNAKAMHIISGAIQADWEGDIEAYWHQNGQNLLIERDLKDLIASQFDRLQEHDPEAYKLLCRMGCYRYQEVRSVLLDGVLHLLWDVPESQRRRVVQSLRERSLLDFYKGEHYLHSVTRAEARARLKISEDWKIVNRKAADFWTDSVTVIDTPGDAIKALEAYYHYIDIEEFDRAADIILKERKLKHSDLGVAETLANSFGRVGLLQHMASVITSLAENINDEYSLTHLYNEFGNILLRAGDIQKGIEAYEKAIEMAKKTQEVISQKENYEQLKLELEKINVSIRFIISGSKLSIGEFEEAIKSYEEVLVLVENPNYSVYTVGSLLALSVLYSESNSEEDKQKTIIYAEKAKKGYKELPNMYLSVWIKAYSSVGFAMIHNNLGDYEKALEMYREALCYAEQSNYIEVKGRALNGLGTIYRKQNNLEAALVNHTDALEIASKIGAKVNIAEAYYERGLTYQKMGNIAKSRTDFQAAIQFYEEIGAPKQVAKVKKAMSEN, from the coding sequence ATGGAATTTGAAGAAGCATTAAAAGTTCTAGATGCAGCGGTTTTCGCTAAAAAAAAGGTTCACCTGAGAGACGTTGAAGTAGTGATACTTAAGGGCTCTTGGCAAGGTCAGAAGTATCACGAAATTGCCGCTGCTTCCGGTTACACCGAAACATACCTAAAGCAAGACATTGGGCCAAAATTATGGAAGTTGGTCTCTGAAGCATTAGGAGAAAAAGTCAGTAAAACGAATTTTGAAGCTGCTCTAGAGAGGCGATGGCGAGAGTCATTGGCAGAAGCTAAAAAAGATCGGAAAGACCAAAGTCTTGAGGGGGTGGCTGGAATAACGCCTGAAGCCAAGGGCCAAAAGTCAGCTGAGGGTGAGAATTTCTCAGGCTCAGAACAAGAGGAGACAATCAATAATAACAAAGTCATTTTTATTGGGCGGGAAAAAGCGATCGCAGATCTCAACTCCCTAGTCAGACAAGGGGCTAAAATTATACTGATTCAGGGTGAGGGCGGTGTAGGCAAGACGCTGCTATCCTGGGAGTACCTGACATCTGCGGGCTTCGACTTAATTATGGAGACCTGGATGGCAAAAGAGATGCAACAAATCACCAGTGCCAAAAGTGTAGTAGAAGAATGGTTAAAGCGACACTTTAACGAGGAGCCTAGTGGTGATTTTGGTGTTACTCTGGAGCGCTTAAGGCAAAAACTGCGAAATCCCTCACAAAGAGTGGGAGTGATAATTGATAACCTCGAACCGGCTTTGGATAAAGATGGCAAATTTATCCCCGCTCACCGCGACTATGTGGAGTTATTAAGAGTTTTAGCGGATCGAGGTGGTAACTGCGTTACTTTAATTACGAGTCGGGAGCGATTGGGAGAATCTGCTGTAAGTTTTCATGACTATCGCTTGCAAGGTTTGGATATAGCTGCGTGGCGAGTGTTTTTCAGCAGCCGCAATATCAACACCGAATCTTCAGTATTGAAGGATATGCACCAAGCCTATGGCGGAAATGCCAAAGCTATGCACATTATTTCTGGCGCAATTCAAGCAGATTGGGAAGGGGATATTGAGGCTTATTGGCATCAAAATGGACAGAATTTGTTGATTGAAAGAGACTTAAAAGATTTAATTGCCAGTCAGTTCGATCGCCTGCAAGAACACGACCCGGAAGCTTATAAACTTCTCTGTCGTATGGGATGCTATCGCTATCAAGAGGTGCGATCGGTATTATTGGATGGAGTTCTCCATTTGCTATGGGATGTACCTGAGTCACAACGGAGACGAGTTGTTCAATCTTTACGAGAGCGATCGTTATTGGATTTCTACAAGGGCGAACACTACCTACATTCAGTAACTAGGGCGGAAGCTAGAGCCAGACTAAAAATTAGTGAAGACTGGAAGATAGTTAATCGCAAAGCAGCAGATTTTTGGACAGACAGCGTTACGGTTATCGATACTCCAGGCGATGCAATCAAAGCTTTGGAAGCTTACTATCACTATATAGATATCGAAGAATTCGATCGAGCTGCCGATATAATACTCAAAGAGAGAAAACTAAAGCATAGTGACTTGGGAGTGGCGGAGACACTTGCTAACTCTTTTGGCAGAGTAGGTCTGCTTCAACACATGGCTTCTGTCATCACTTCCCTAGCTGAGAATATTAACGATGAGTATTCCTTGACCCACCTTTACAATGAGTTTGGTAATATATTGCTGCGAGCGGGTGATATACAAAAAGGTATTGAAGCCTACGAAAAGGCTATAGAAATGGCAAAAAAAACCCAGGAAGTAATCTCTCAAAAGGAAAACTACGAACAACTCAAGCTTGAGCTAGAAAAAATAAATGTATCGATACGCTTCATAATAAGCGGCAGCAAACTCAGTATTGGTGAATTTGAAGAAGCCATAAAATCTTACGAAGAGGTATTGGTTCTTGTAGAAAACCCTAATTATTCCGTATATACAGTAGGTTCTTTGTTAGCTCTCAGCGTTTTGTACTCGGAGTCGAATTCCGAAGAAGATAAACAAAAAACCATAATTTACGCAGAAAAGGCTAAAAAGGGTTACAAAGAATTACCAAATATGTATTTGAGCGTATGGATTAAAGCATATAGCTCGGTCGGTTTCGCTATGATCCATAACAACTTAGGAGATTACGAAAAAGCATTAGAAATGTATCGCGAGGCATTATGTTATGCAGAACAAAGTAACTATATTGAGGTTAAAGGTAGAGCGCTAAATGGTTTAGGAACGATTTATCGAAAGCAAAATAATTTAGAAGCGGCGCTCGTCAATCATACAGATGCTTTAGAAATTGCCAGTAAAATAGGAGCCAAAGTCAATATTGCTGAAGCTTACTATGAAAGGGGATTGACTTATCAAAAGATGGGTAATATCGCTAAAAGCAGGACAGACTTTCAAGCAGCAATTCAATTCTACGAAGAGATAGGAGCGCCCAAGCAAGTTGCCAAAGTGAAAAAGGCAATGTCAGAGAATTAA
- the crtD gene encoding C-3',4' desaturase CrtD, whose product MAKSFQAIVIGAGIGGLTAAALLAHRGYRVLVLEQAIVPGGCASSFKRKGFTFDVGATQVAGLEPGGIHHRIFSELEIDPPAATPCDPACAVYLPNETEPINVWRNPQKWQAERQRQFPDSEPFWQLMANLFRYSWAFQSRDPVLPPRNLWDLWQLTKAVRPDTLLTLPYTFLTVGDALRGYGLDDNLRLVTFLDLQLKLYSQVDAEETALLYAATALGVSQEPQGLYHLQGSMQVLSDRLVEALERDGGKLLVRHSVDRIFVENGKAVGVRIRNLKTNQVWTQTADRIVANVTVQNLMQLLEHEKDENLSIQNPKSEIPNRMRGYKHRVEKLPPSSGAFVIYLGVEESAIPAGCPPHLQFLYDYEGPIGENNSLFVSVSHPGDGRAPEGKATITASSFTDVRQWWNSNNNYEDLKRKYTEEAIARLSQYFHLTPETIVHVEAATPRTFARFTARDRGIVGGVGQRIPTFGPFGFANRTPIQNLWLVGDSTHPGEGTAGVSYSALTVVRQIEAKS is encoded by the coding sequence ATGGCAAAATCTTTCCAAGCGATCGTCATTGGCGCTGGTATTGGCGGTCTTACCGCAGCAGCTTTACTCGCTCATCGCGGCTATCGGGTGTTAGTTTTGGAGCAAGCGATCGTACCCGGAGGATGCGCCTCCAGCTTTAAAAGAAAAGGATTTACCTTCGATGTCGGCGCTACTCAAGTTGCGGGACTCGAACCGGGTGGGATTCACCATCGCATATTCTCGGAATTAGAAATCGATCCGCCAGCAGCAACACCCTGCGATCCAGCTTGTGCGGTTTATTTACCGAATGAAACAGAACCTATCAATGTCTGGCGCAATCCCCAAAAGTGGCAGGCAGAACGGCAGCGACAATTTCCCGACAGCGAACCGTTTTGGCAGTTAATGGCAAATTTGTTTCGCTACAGTTGGGCTTTTCAATCTCGCGACCCGGTACTGCCGCCGCGTAATTTATGGGATTTGTGGCAATTGACAAAAGCAGTCCGTCCCGATACTTTGCTTACCCTACCTTATACCTTTTTGACAGTGGGAGATGCTTTGCGGGGATATGGGTTGGATGACAATTTGCGTCTCGTCACATTTCTGGATTTGCAACTGAAACTCTACTCTCAGGTAGATGCGGAAGAAACGGCTTTGCTCTATGCTGCTACTGCATTGGGTGTCTCTCAAGAACCGCAGGGATTGTATCATCTCCAAGGTAGTATGCAGGTGTTGAGCGATCGCCTCGTGGAAGCTCTAGAGCGAGATGGTGGTAAGCTACTCGTGCGTCACAGTGTCGATCGTATATTCGTGGAAAATGGAAAGGCAGTCGGCGTTCGCATTCGCAACCTGAAAACCAATCAGGTTTGGACTCAAACAGCCGATCGCATTGTCGCCAATGTCACAGTACAAAACTTAATGCAGCTGTTGGAACACGAAAAAGACGAAAATCTTTCCATCCAAAATCCCAAATCCGAAATCCCAAATCGAATGCGCGGTTACAAACACAGGGTCGAGAAATTACCGCCATCATCGGGTGCTTTTGTTATTTATCTGGGTGTAGAGGAATCTGCAATTCCGGCTGGATGTCCGCCACATCTGCAATTTCTTTATGATTATGAAGGGCCTATCGGGGAAAACAATTCTTTGTTTGTTTCGGTCAGTCATCCGGGAGACGGTCGCGCACCAGAAGGAAAAGCAACGATTACCGCTTCTTCTTTTACCGATGTGAGACAGTGGTGGAACTCTAATAATAATTATGAAGATTTGAAACGAAAATATACTGAGGAAGCGATCGCTCGTCTTTCTCAATATTTCCACCTGACACCGGAAACGATCGTTCATGTGGAAGCAGCCACACCACGCACTTTTGCTCGCTTTACCGCACGCGATCGAGGTATCGTTGGCGGTGTAGGTCAGAGAATACCAACTTTTGGCCCGTTTGGATTCGCCAATCGCACGCCTATCCAGAATCTTTGGTTGGTCGGCGATTCTACTCACCCAGGTGAAGGAACTGCTGGCGTATCCTATTCTGCTTTAACTGTAGTGCGGCAAATCGAAGCTAAAAGCTAG
- a CDS encoding fructosamine kinase family protein produces MWTKIDAHITELTGEEFHTQQRRSVGGGCINQGYAISDGDLTYFVKLNQASQIDMFQAEALGLQQMWETQTIRIPKPICCGIADDKAYIVMEWLDLGRSANASAWEEMGRQLAAMHKSSSKAFGWERNNTIGSTPQINTWTSDWAEFFAEHRIGYQLKLAKRRGGHFSQGESLLKAIPELLAGHQPQPSLVHGDLWSGNAAVTVAGEPVILDPAPYYGDREVDIAMTELFGGFPAAFYRGYNEAWPLDAGYEERKTLYNLYHILNHFNLFGGSYGSQANRTIEEILRG; encoded by the coding sequence ATGTGGACGAAAATTGATGCTCATATTACTGAGCTAACTGGCGAAGAATTTCACACTCAGCAGAGGCGATCGGTTGGGGGAGGCTGCATAAATCAAGGTTATGCAATCTCAGATGGCGATCTTACCTATTTTGTCAAGCTCAACCAAGCTTCCCAGATCGATATGTTCCAGGCAGAGGCGCTGGGCCTCCAACAAATGTGGGAAACCCAAACTATCCGCATTCCTAAGCCAATTTGCTGTGGAATTGCGGATGATAAAGCTTACATAGTGATGGAATGGCTCGATTTGGGTCGCAGTGCTAACGCGAGTGCTTGGGAGGAGATGGGTCGTCAGCTGGCGGCAATGCACAAGAGTAGCAGCAAAGCTTTTGGCTGGGAGCGAAATAATACGATCGGTTCGACTCCCCAGATTAATACTTGGACATCTGATTGGGCAGAGTTTTTTGCCGAACACCGGATCGGCTATCAACTAAAATTGGCTAAGCGACGGGGCGGTCATTTCAGTCAGGGAGAAAGTTTGCTCAAAGCAATACCGGAACTGCTAGCAGGTCATCAGCCTCAACCATCCTTGGTACATGGGGATTTATGGTCGGGTAATGCTGCTGTTACCGTAGCAGGTGAGCCGGTGATTCTCGATCCTGCACCTTATTATGGCGATCGCGAAGTGGATATCGCCATGACGGAACTGTTTGGCGGTTTTCCAGCAGCGTTTTATCGCGGTTATAACGAAGCTTGGCCTTTAGATGCGGGCTACGAAGAGCGCAAAACGCTCTACAATCTATACCACATTCTCAATCACTTTAATTTGTTTGGCGGCAGTTACGGGTCGCAGGCAAATCGAACGATCGAGGAAATTCTCAGAGGCTAG